One Xylocopa sonorina isolate GNS202 chromosome 18, iyXylSono1_principal, whole genome shotgun sequence DNA segment encodes these proteins:
- the Wdr59 gene encoding WD repeat domain 59 isoform X2, with the protein MSKRWGSDYVVTEHRDLQANTMAVDATGNYVLLAGRRCFAVKHLDEGADTLKKFQRQSKYEVSSAEWNPISINSHLCAVSSNTRIEILSLIGTSGYDLQTTNSLKAHTRVVSDLNWHPKEPDIIASCSIDTFIHIWDIRDQRRPSLSLSAVAGSSQVRWNTLSPNMLATAHDGDIKIWDQRKGNSPMQYIAAHLTKIHGLDWCPFQQNQLATSSQDCTVKIFDISNPRRAESILTTNSPVWRARYTPFGEGLVTIVVPQLRRGENSLLLWNTTNLSAPIYTFVGHTDVVLEFQWRHQKLENSDFELITWSKDQCLRIYKIDPFLKKLCGHGIDDGTSIYTQYSEDNNIRTLQTVQLQLNDTQNDREMNCITTKVDEPTLNPETDAYIENNKEISSPTQPKTLQQEFSLINMNIPNIEVNAMDAVERSCTVTASNKSYNVILKVNFPANYPYSAQPTFQFCPGTTIDNATMAKLLKVLKQTAQQRVKKNRSCLEPCLRQLITTLEQTCKKDENESSHLGYDIQDNANFLSSSNMYTNYQDAYIPFPRTSGAKFCCVGILVCFGRASYTRRSSLKPENTTPRALSALGNGIGNGEHFMHMYPNSYVPSNENIPISSFYFQERKMNRGLHNTSRMTYRSCCKNYHFMVMIYDASSLFFVSKELAEKYVINITDIPAMCQYNANVAASLERPDLVQAWCLAALVISQPISNIGQNSCPSPDIDAPWPLHPFGQNLIHSLIQHYANQSDIQMAGMLSCAFSYRSENSDVAQTRISNKSINVSRLSTGKWWLKPGGSPYHTIHPADTTLEGWNFQNLKQHRSNSWSDSLDDLKLIQDTFGDSVKNIRLLDEKYTALYDGYKKAYAEVLHRWRLLDARAQVLKHVSTTPLDIHKGVEFQSECQLCGKVSRGPQCINCKRLALECVICHISVRGPSNFCIFCGHGGHTHHLATWFTSETLCPTGCGCYCLQESSTFLKL; encoded by the exons ATGTCAAAACGTTGGGGCAGCGACTATGTTGTTACGGAGCACCGTGATTTACAG GCTAATACTATGGCCGTGGATGCGACTGGCAATTATGTGTTACTTGCCGG GCGCAGATGTTTTGCGGTGAAACATCTGGACGAAGGTGCCGATACGttaaaaaaattccaaagacaGAGCAAATATGAAGTTAGCTCTGCGGAATGGAATCCTATAAGTATAAATTCTCATCTGTGTGCCGTATCG AGTAACACGCGCATCGAAATACTATCCCTTATTGGGACCAGTGGTTACGACTTGCAAACGACAAACAGTCTGAAAGCGCATACAAGAGTTGTAAGCGACCTGAATTGGCATCCCAAAGAACCGGATATCATCGCTTCGTGCAGCATCGATACGTTTATTCATATCTGGGACATTAGAGATCAAAGGAGACCTAGTTTATCTCTGTCCGCAGTTG CTGGCTCCTCTCAAGTAAGATGGAATACTCTATCTCCTAACATGTTAGCTACAGCTCATGACGGAGATATTAAAATATGGGATCAAAGAAAAGGAAATAGTCCCATGCAATATATAGCTGCTCACCTAACAAAA ATACATGGTTTAGATTGGTGTCCGTTTCAACAAAATCAATTGGCCACTTCTAGTCAAGATTGTACAGTGAAGATATTTGACATCAGTAATCCGCGAAGAGCTGAAAGTATACTAACAACGAACTCGCCAGTATGGAGGGCTCGATATACG CCATTTGGGGAAGGATTGGTAACTATAGTAGTACCTCAGTTACGAAGAGGAGAAAATAGTCTGTTGTTATGGAACACAACCAATCTCAGTGCTCCTATTTATACTTTTGTCGGACATACTGATGTTGTTCTGGAATTTCAGTGGAGACACCAAAAGTTAG AAAATAGTGATTTTGAATTAATTACTTGGTCAAAGGATCAGTGCTTAAGGATATATAAAATCGATCcatttctaaagaaa TTATGTGGGCATGGTATAGACGATGGCACATCCATTTATACACAGTATTCTGAAGATAATAATATAA GAACGTTACAAACCGTACAACTGCAACTTAATGACACGCAGAATGATCGAGAAATGAATTGTATAACAACAAAAGTAGACGAACCCACATTGAACCCTGAAACAGATGCATACATTGAAAATAATAAAGAAATATCGTCCCCTACACAACCAAAGACATTGCAACAAGagttttctttaattaacatGAACATACCAAACATAGAG GTCAATGCAATGGATGCTGTGGAACGTAGTTGTACCGTAACAGCATCTAATAAAAGTTACAATGTAATATTAAAAGTAAACTTTCCAGCAAATTATCCGTATAGCGCGCAACCAACATTCCAATTTTGTCCTGGGacaacaatcgacaatgcaacaatggcaaaattgttgaaagttTTAAAACAAACCGCTCAGCAACGCGTTAAAAAGAACAGATCGTGCTTAGAGCCATGTCTTAGACAACTAATTACAACACTGGAACAA ACATGTAAAAAAGATGAGAATGAGAGTAGTCATTTAGGATACGACATTCAAGACAACGCAAATTTTTTAAGTTCCTCTAATATGTACACAAATTATCAAGACGCATATATACCATTTCCTAGAACATCGGGCGCTAAGTTTTGTTGTGTGG GTATACTCGTATGTTTTGGTCGTGCATCGTATACCAGAAGGTCATCGTTGAAACCAGAGAATACTACGCCCAGAGCACTTTCTGCACTAGGAAATGGGATAGGCAACGGAGAGCATTTTATGCACATGTATCCAAATTCTTACGTACCATCAAACGAAAACATTCCCATAAGTTCCTTTTACTTTCAAGAACGT aAAATGAATCGTGGATTGCATAACACGAGCAGAATGACTTACAGGTCATGTTGTAAAAACTATCACTTTATGGTGATGATATACGATGCTTCTTCCTTGTTTTTCGTTAGCAAAGAACTTGCTGAAAAATACGT TATTAATATTACCGATATACCAGCGATGTGTCAATATAACGCAAATGTTGCTGCCTCGTTAGAACGCCCTGACTTAGTTCAGGCATGGTGTTTAGCAGCTCTTGTGATATCGCAACCAATTTCGAATATCGGACAAAATTCTTGTCCGTCGCCCGATATCGATGCTCCATGGCCTTTGCATCCGTTTGGACAAAATTTAATTCATTCCTT GATACAGCATTATGCCAATCAATCGGATATTCAAATGGCAGGTATGCTGAGTTGTGCATTTAGTTATCGTTCGGAAAACTCTGATGTTGCTCAAACACGGATAAGTAACAAGTCCATTAACGTTAGT AGGCTTTCTACAGGAAAATGGTGGTTAAAG CCTGGTGGTTCACCGTACCATACGATCCATCCAGCCGACACAACTCTGGAGGGTTGGAACTTTCAAAACTTGAAGCAACACCGATCAAACTCGTGGTCCGATTCGCTAGATGATTTAAAATTAATTCAAGATACATTTGGTGATTCTGTGAAAAATATTAG GTTATTAGATGAGAAATATACTGCTCTTTATGATGGCTATAAAAAGGCATACGCAGAGGTATTGCATAGGTGGCGATTACTAGACGCGCGTGCACAAGTATTAAAGCATGTAAGCACAACACCTCTTGATATACACAAAGGTGTTGAATTCCAAAGCGAATGTCAATTGTGTGGTAAAGTCAGCAGAGGTCCTCAATGCATAAATTGCAAACGATTGGCATTAGAATGTGTAATTTGTCATATCTCTGTCAGAG GCCCAAGCAACTTTTGCATATTTTGTGGACATGGGGGACACACGCATCATCTAGCGACATGGTTTACTAGCGAAACATTATGTCCTACAGGCTGTGGATGTTATTGCCTGCAGGAAAGTTCTACGTTTTTGAAGTTGTAA
- the Wdr59 gene encoding WD repeat domain 59 isoform X3, whose protein sequence is MSKRWGSDYVVTEHRDLQANTMAVDATGNYVLLAGRRCFAVKHLDEGADTLKKFQRQSKYEVSSAEWNPISINSHLCAVSSNTRIEILSLIGTSGYDLQTTNSLKAHTRVVSDLNWHPKEPDIIASCSIDTFIHIWDIRDQRRPSLSLSAVAGSSQVRWNTLSPNMLATAHDGDIKIWDQRKGNSPMQYIAAHLTKIHGLDWCPFQQNQLATSSQDCTVKIFDISNPRRAESILTTNSPVWRARYTPFGEGLVTIVVPQLRRGENSLLLWNTTNLSAPIYTFVGHTDVVLEFQWRHQKLENSDFELITWSKDQCLRIYKIDPFLKKLCGHGIDDGTSIYTQYSEDNNIRTLQTVQLQLNDTQNDREMNCITTKVDEPTLNPETDAYIENNKEISSPTQPKTLQQEFSLINMNIPNIEVNAMDAVERSCTVTASNKSYNVILKVNFPANYPYSAQPTFQFCPGTTIDNATMAKLLKVLKQTAQQRVKKNRSCLEPCLRQLITTLEQTCKKDENESSHLGYDIQDNANFLSSSNMYTNYQDAYIPFPRTSGAKFCCVGILVCFGRASYTRRSSLKPENTTPRALSALGNGIGNGEHFMHMYPNSYVPSNENIPISSFYFQERKMNRGLHNTSRMTYRSCCKNYHFMVMIYDASSLFFVSKELAEKYVINITDIPAMCQYNANVAASLERPDLVQAWCLAALVISQPISNIGQNSCPSPDIDAPWPLHPFGQNLIHSLIQHYANQSDIQMAGMLSCAFSYRSENSDVAQTRISNKSINVSPGGSPYHTIHPADTTLEGWNFQNLKQHRSNSWSDSLDDLKLIQDTFGDSVKNIRLLDEKYTALYDGYKKAYAEVLHRWRLLDARAQVLKHVSTTPLDIHKGVEFQSECQLCGKVSRGPQCINCKRLALECVICHISVRGPSNFCIFCGHGGHTHHLATWFTSETLCPTGCGCYCLQESSTFLKL, encoded by the exons ATGTCAAAACGTTGGGGCAGCGACTATGTTGTTACGGAGCACCGTGATTTACAG GCTAATACTATGGCCGTGGATGCGACTGGCAATTATGTGTTACTTGCCGG GCGCAGATGTTTTGCGGTGAAACATCTGGACGAAGGTGCCGATACGttaaaaaaattccaaagacaGAGCAAATATGAAGTTAGCTCTGCGGAATGGAATCCTATAAGTATAAATTCTCATCTGTGTGCCGTATCG AGTAACACGCGCATCGAAATACTATCCCTTATTGGGACCAGTGGTTACGACTTGCAAACGACAAACAGTCTGAAAGCGCATACAAGAGTTGTAAGCGACCTGAATTGGCATCCCAAAGAACCGGATATCATCGCTTCGTGCAGCATCGATACGTTTATTCATATCTGGGACATTAGAGATCAAAGGAGACCTAGTTTATCTCTGTCCGCAGTTG CTGGCTCCTCTCAAGTAAGATGGAATACTCTATCTCCTAACATGTTAGCTACAGCTCATGACGGAGATATTAAAATATGGGATCAAAGAAAAGGAAATAGTCCCATGCAATATATAGCTGCTCACCTAACAAAA ATACATGGTTTAGATTGGTGTCCGTTTCAACAAAATCAATTGGCCACTTCTAGTCAAGATTGTACAGTGAAGATATTTGACATCAGTAATCCGCGAAGAGCTGAAAGTATACTAACAACGAACTCGCCAGTATGGAGGGCTCGATATACG CCATTTGGGGAAGGATTGGTAACTATAGTAGTACCTCAGTTACGAAGAGGAGAAAATAGTCTGTTGTTATGGAACACAACCAATCTCAGTGCTCCTATTTATACTTTTGTCGGACATACTGATGTTGTTCTGGAATTTCAGTGGAGACACCAAAAGTTAG AAAATAGTGATTTTGAATTAATTACTTGGTCAAAGGATCAGTGCTTAAGGATATATAAAATCGATCcatttctaaagaaa TTATGTGGGCATGGTATAGACGATGGCACATCCATTTATACACAGTATTCTGAAGATAATAATATAA GAACGTTACAAACCGTACAACTGCAACTTAATGACACGCAGAATGATCGAGAAATGAATTGTATAACAACAAAAGTAGACGAACCCACATTGAACCCTGAAACAGATGCATACATTGAAAATAATAAAGAAATATCGTCCCCTACACAACCAAAGACATTGCAACAAGagttttctttaattaacatGAACATACCAAACATAGAG GTCAATGCAATGGATGCTGTGGAACGTAGTTGTACCGTAACAGCATCTAATAAAAGTTACAATGTAATATTAAAAGTAAACTTTCCAGCAAATTATCCGTATAGCGCGCAACCAACATTCCAATTTTGTCCTGGGacaacaatcgacaatgcaacaatggcaaaattgttgaaagttTTAAAACAAACCGCTCAGCAACGCGTTAAAAAGAACAGATCGTGCTTAGAGCCATGTCTTAGACAACTAATTACAACACTGGAACAA ACATGTAAAAAAGATGAGAATGAGAGTAGTCATTTAGGATACGACATTCAAGACAACGCAAATTTTTTAAGTTCCTCTAATATGTACACAAATTATCAAGACGCATATATACCATTTCCTAGAACATCGGGCGCTAAGTTTTGTTGTGTGG GTATACTCGTATGTTTTGGTCGTGCATCGTATACCAGAAGGTCATCGTTGAAACCAGAGAATACTACGCCCAGAGCACTTTCTGCACTAGGAAATGGGATAGGCAACGGAGAGCATTTTATGCACATGTATCCAAATTCTTACGTACCATCAAACGAAAACATTCCCATAAGTTCCTTTTACTTTCAAGAACGT aAAATGAATCGTGGATTGCATAACACGAGCAGAATGACTTACAGGTCATGTTGTAAAAACTATCACTTTATGGTGATGATATACGATGCTTCTTCCTTGTTTTTCGTTAGCAAAGAACTTGCTGAAAAATACGT TATTAATATTACCGATATACCAGCGATGTGTCAATATAACGCAAATGTTGCTGCCTCGTTAGAACGCCCTGACTTAGTTCAGGCATGGTGTTTAGCAGCTCTTGTGATATCGCAACCAATTTCGAATATCGGACAAAATTCTTGTCCGTCGCCCGATATCGATGCTCCATGGCCTTTGCATCCGTTTGGACAAAATTTAATTCATTCCTT GATACAGCATTATGCCAATCAATCGGATATTCAAATGGCAGGTATGCTGAGTTGTGCATTTAGTTATCGTTCGGAAAACTCTGATGTTGCTCAAACACGGATAAGTAACAAGTCCATTAACGTTAGT CCTGGTGGTTCACCGTACCATACGATCCATCCAGCCGACACAACTCTGGAGGGTTGGAACTTTCAAAACTTGAAGCAACACCGATCAAACTCGTGGTCCGATTCGCTAGATGATTTAAAATTAATTCAAGATACATTTGGTGATTCTGTGAAAAATATTAG GTTATTAGATGAGAAATATACTGCTCTTTATGATGGCTATAAAAAGGCATACGCAGAGGTATTGCATAGGTGGCGATTACTAGACGCGCGTGCACAAGTATTAAAGCATGTAAGCACAACACCTCTTGATATACACAAAGGTGTTGAATTCCAAAGCGAATGTCAATTGTGTGGTAAAGTCAGCAGAGGTCCTCAATGCATAAATTGCAAACGATTGGCATTAGAATGTGTAATTTGTCATATCTCTGTCAGAG GCCCAAGCAACTTTTGCATATTTTGTGGACATGGGGGACACACGCATCATCTAGCGACATGGTTTACTAGCGAAACATTATGTCCTACAGGCTGTGGATGTTATTGCCTGCAGGAAAGTTCTACGTTTTTGAAGTTGTAA
- the Wdr59 gene encoding WD repeat domain 59 isoform X1 → MSKRWGSDYVVTEHRDLQANTMAVDATGNYVLLAGRRCFAVKHLDEGADTLKKFQRQSKYEVSSAEWNPISINSHLCAVSSNTRIEILSLIGTSGYDLQTTNSLKAHTRVVSDLNWHPKEPDIIASCSIDTFIHIWDIRDQRRPSLSLSAVAGSSQVRWNTLSPNMLATAHDGDIKIWDQRKGNSPMQYIAAHLTKIHGLDWCPFQQNQLATSSQDCTVKIFDISNPRRAESILTTNSPVWRARYTPFGEGLVTIVVPQLRRGENSLLLWNTTNLSAPIYTFVGHTDVVLEFQWRHQKLENSDFELITWSKDQCLRIYKIDPFLKKLCGHGIDDGTSIYTQYSEDNNIRTLQTVQLQLNDTQNDREMNCITTKVDEPTLNPETDAYIENNKEISSPTQPKTLQQEFSLINMNIPNIEVNAMDAVERSCTVTASNKSYNVILKVNFPANYPYSAQPTFQFCPGTTIDNATMAKLLKVLKQTAQQRVKKNRSCLEPCLRQLITTLEQTCKKDENESSHLGYDIQDNANFLSSSNMYTNYQDAYIPFPRTSGAKFCCVGILVCFGRASYTRRSSLKPENTTPRALSALGNGIGNGEHFMHMYPNSYVPSNENIPISSFYFQERKMNRGLHNTSRMTYRSCCKNYHFMVMIYDASSLFFVSKELAEKYVINITDIPAMCQYNANVAASLERPDLVQAWCLAALVISQPISNIGQNSCPSPDIDAPWPLHPFGQNLIHSLIQHYANQSDIQMAGMLSCAFSYRSENSDVAQTRISNKSINVSRLSTGKWWLKHWGGSVVMPESMQPGGSPYHTIHPADTTLEGWNFQNLKQHRSNSWSDSLDDLKLIQDTFGDSVKNIRLLDEKYTALYDGYKKAYAEVLHRWRLLDARAQVLKHVSTTPLDIHKGVEFQSECQLCGKVSRGPQCINCKRLALECVICHISVRGPSNFCIFCGHGGHTHHLATWFTSETLCPTGCGCYCLQESSTFLKL, encoded by the exons ATGTCAAAACGTTGGGGCAGCGACTATGTTGTTACGGAGCACCGTGATTTACAG GCTAATACTATGGCCGTGGATGCGACTGGCAATTATGTGTTACTTGCCGG GCGCAGATGTTTTGCGGTGAAACATCTGGACGAAGGTGCCGATACGttaaaaaaattccaaagacaGAGCAAATATGAAGTTAGCTCTGCGGAATGGAATCCTATAAGTATAAATTCTCATCTGTGTGCCGTATCG AGTAACACGCGCATCGAAATACTATCCCTTATTGGGACCAGTGGTTACGACTTGCAAACGACAAACAGTCTGAAAGCGCATACAAGAGTTGTAAGCGACCTGAATTGGCATCCCAAAGAACCGGATATCATCGCTTCGTGCAGCATCGATACGTTTATTCATATCTGGGACATTAGAGATCAAAGGAGACCTAGTTTATCTCTGTCCGCAGTTG CTGGCTCCTCTCAAGTAAGATGGAATACTCTATCTCCTAACATGTTAGCTACAGCTCATGACGGAGATATTAAAATATGGGATCAAAGAAAAGGAAATAGTCCCATGCAATATATAGCTGCTCACCTAACAAAA ATACATGGTTTAGATTGGTGTCCGTTTCAACAAAATCAATTGGCCACTTCTAGTCAAGATTGTACAGTGAAGATATTTGACATCAGTAATCCGCGAAGAGCTGAAAGTATACTAACAACGAACTCGCCAGTATGGAGGGCTCGATATACG CCATTTGGGGAAGGATTGGTAACTATAGTAGTACCTCAGTTACGAAGAGGAGAAAATAGTCTGTTGTTATGGAACACAACCAATCTCAGTGCTCCTATTTATACTTTTGTCGGACATACTGATGTTGTTCTGGAATTTCAGTGGAGACACCAAAAGTTAG AAAATAGTGATTTTGAATTAATTACTTGGTCAAAGGATCAGTGCTTAAGGATATATAAAATCGATCcatttctaaagaaa TTATGTGGGCATGGTATAGACGATGGCACATCCATTTATACACAGTATTCTGAAGATAATAATATAA GAACGTTACAAACCGTACAACTGCAACTTAATGACACGCAGAATGATCGAGAAATGAATTGTATAACAACAAAAGTAGACGAACCCACATTGAACCCTGAAACAGATGCATACATTGAAAATAATAAAGAAATATCGTCCCCTACACAACCAAAGACATTGCAACAAGagttttctttaattaacatGAACATACCAAACATAGAG GTCAATGCAATGGATGCTGTGGAACGTAGTTGTACCGTAACAGCATCTAATAAAAGTTACAATGTAATATTAAAAGTAAACTTTCCAGCAAATTATCCGTATAGCGCGCAACCAACATTCCAATTTTGTCCTGGGacaacaatcgacaatgcaacaatggcaaaattgttgaaagttTTAAAACAAACCGCTCAGCAACGCGTTAAAAAGAACAGATCGTGCTTAGAGCCATGTCTTAGACAACTAATTACAACACTGGAACAA ACATGTAAAAAAGATGAGAATGAGAGTAGTCATTTAGGATACGACATTCAAGACAACGCAAATTTTTTAAGTTCCTCTAATATGTACACAAATTATCAAGACGCATATATACCATTTCCTAGAACATCGGGCGCTAAGTTTTGTTGTGTGG GTATACTCGTATGTTTTGGTCGTGCATCGTATACCAGAAGGTCATCGTTGAAACCAGAGAATACTACGCCCAGAGCACTTTCTGCACTAGGAAATGGGATAGGCAACGGAGAGCATTTTATGCACATGTATCCAAATTCTTACGTACCATCAAACGAAAACATTCCCATAAGTTCCTTTTACTTTCAAGAACGT aAAATGAATCGTGGATTGCATAACACGAGCAGAATGACTTACAGGTCATGTTGTAAAAACTATCACTTTATGGTGATGATATACGATGCTTCTTCCTTGTTTTTCGTTAGCAAAGAACTTGCTGAAAAATACGT TATTAATATTACCGATATACCAGCGATGTGTCAATATAACGCAAATGTTGCTGCCTCGTTAGAACGCCCTGACTTAGTTCAGGCATGGTGTTTAGCAGCTCTTGTGATATCGCAACCAATTTCGAATATCGGACAAAATTCTTGTCCGTCGCCCGATATCGATGCTCCATGGCCTTTGCATCCGTTTGGACAAAATTTAATTCATTCCTT GATACAGCATTATGCCAATCAATCGGATATTCAAATGGCAGGTATGCTGAGTTGTGCATTTAGTTATCGTTCGGAAAACTCTGATGTTGCTCAAACACGGATAAGTAACAAGTCCATTAACGTTAGT AGGCTTTCTACAGGAAAATGGTGGTTAAAG CATTGGGGTGGAAGTGTCGTGATGCCAGAAAGCATGCAG CCTGGTGGTTCACCGTACCATACGATCCATCCAGCCGACACAACTCTGGAGGGTTGGAACTTTCAAAACTTGAAGCAACACCGATCAAACTCGTGGTCCGATTCGCTAGATGATTTAAAATTAATTCAAGATACATTTGGTGATTCTGTGAAAAATATTAG GTTATTAGATGAGAAATATACTGCTCTTTATGATGGCTATAAAAAGGCATACGCAGAGGTATTGCATAGGTGGCGATTACTAGACGCGCGTGCACAAGTATTAAAGCATGTAAGCACAACACCTCTTGATATACACAAAGGTGTTGAATTCCAAAGCGAATGTCAATTGTGTGGTAAAGTCAGCAGAGGTCCTCAATGCATAAATTGCAAACGATTGGCATTAGAATGTGTAATTTGTCATATCTCTGTCAGAG GCCCAAGCAACTTTTGCATATTTTGTGGACATGGGGGACACACGCATCATCTAGCGACATGGTTTACTAGCGAAACATTATGTCCTACAGGCTGTGGATGTTATTGCCTGCAGGAAAGTTCTACGTTTTTGAAGTTGTAA